Proteins encoded in a region of the Aliivibrio fischeri ATCC 7744 = JCM 18803 = DSM 507 genome:
- a CDS encoding alpha/beta hydrolase, with translation MIFILSTRKRIGFFPNEKHTNEPGEAHYLMLPDEATSPDLNQHQLPQEAWVTALTNQATTGRHTDNHPLAQYKTGNILFFAHGYNNTQEEIVSRHKLLEKQLKQHGYTGTVVSFDWPCANYTLNYLEDRMDAYKSAIQLVTGGITPLAINQLHEKENQCDIDIHLLGHSTGAYVIREAFYQASKNRTLQRIHWNVTQICFIGGDIAQKSLTQCDNKSAPMFAQSSRITNYQSPYDSALKISNIKRAGLFPRCGRVGLPNDAPSNLVNVHCGEHWKLLTEPEESKAIGNWSHSWHFHCNHFMEDLAHTLKGDIDRHAIPTRECVNGELRLTIKTPVTISKKRLK, from the coding sequence ATGATCTTCATATTAAGCACTCGCAAGCGCATCGGATTTTTTCCAAATGAAAAGCACACCAATGAACCGGGTGAAGCTCATTATCTAATGCTGCCAGATGAAGCAACCAGCCCTGATTTAAACCAACATCAACTACCACAAGAGGCATGGGTAACCGCATTAACCAATCAAGCCACAACAGGACGCCACACTGACAACCATCCCCTAGCCCAATATAAAACTGGTAATATTCTGTTTTTTGCTCATGGCTACAACAACACCCAAGAAGAAATCGTTTCACGCCATAAACTGCTTGAGAAACAGCTAAAACAACATGGATACACAGGAACGGTTGTGAGTTTTGATTGGCCTTGTGCGAACTACACATTAAATTACTTAGAAGACAGAATGGACGCCTACAAAAGTGCGATTCAACTGGTAACAGGAGGCATAACCCCATTAGCAATAAACCAATTGCATGAGAAAGAAAACCAGTGCGACATCGATATTCATTTACTAGGCCATTCAACAGGGGCTTATGTGATTAGAGAGGCATTTTATCAAGCAAGTAAAAATCGAACTTTGCAGCGAATTCACTGGAACGTGACTCAAATCTGCTTTATTGGTGGAGATATTGCACAGAAGTCATTAACTCAATGTGATAATAAATCTGCCCCTATGTTTGCTCAATCAAGCCGAATTACCAACTACCAAAGCCCTTATGATAGCGCATTAAAAATCTCTAATATTAAACGTGCTGGGTTATTCCCTCGTTGTGGACGTGTTGGATTACCTAACGATGCACCATCAAACCTTGTTAACGTGCATTGCGGAGAGCACTGGAAACTGCTTACTGAGCCAGAAGAAAGCAAAGCCATAGGTAACTGGAGCCACTCTTGGCACTTTCACTGCAATCACTTTATGGAAGATTTGGCTCACACCTTAAAAGGCGATATAGATAGGCACGCCATTCCCACGCGTGAATGCGTCAATGGCGAATTAAGACTAACGATAAAAACACCGGTGACGATCAGTAAGAAAAGGCTGAAATGA
- a CDS encoding class I SAM-dependent methyltransferase, producing the protein MTNYYNENALTFFSGTVEVNVESLYKELLPYLPTHAKIIDAGCGSGRDTLYFLNKNYRVTAFDASEELITLAQQYTQHPILHSTFLDFNTRKASQDAIWACASLLHVPMNELEKTFHHLAHFLKQEGLFYCSFKYGDGEVERNGRSFTNLNETLLNDLLKQSQLSIRKTWITEDLRPNRANEKWLNAILIKLKTFE; encoded by the coding sequence ATGACTAATTATTATAACGAAAATGCGCTTACTTTTTTTAGTGGTACAGTTGAGGTAAATGTAGAATCTCTCTACAAAGAACTCCTTCCTTACCTACCTACACACGCTAAAATCATTGATGCTGGGTGTGGTTCAGGACGAGATACTTTATATTTCTTAAATAAAAACTATCGTGTTACGGCTTTCGATGCTAGTGAAGAATTAATCACTCTTGCCCAACAATACACTCAGCATCCAATCTTACACTCTACTTTTTTGGATTTTAATACAAGAAAAGCCAGCCAAGATGCTATTTGGGCGTGTGCATCTTTACTTCATGTCCCAATGAATGAATTAGAAAAAACATTTCATCATTTAGCTCATTTCTTAAAGCAAGAAGGGCTTTTTTATTGTTCATTCAAATACGGTGATGGTGAAGTAGAGCGTAATGGTCGTAGTTTCACAAATCTAAATGAAACCTTACTTAATGACCTACTTAAACAGTCTCAATTATCAATTAGAAAAACATGGATAACTGAAGATTTACGCCCTAATCGTGCCAATGAAAAGTGGTTAAATGCAATTCTTATAAAACTAAAAACCTTTGAATAG